One Azoarcus sp. DN11 DNA segment encodes these proteins:
- a CDS encoding hypoxanthine-guanine phosphoribosyltransferase — translation MAVDLDEIIRVREEADCLADGATVNAALDRMAAEITAQMRDRNPIVYVVMNGGMILAGQILPRLPFPLELAYLHATRYGHALKGANLDWRMRPTQDLRGRAVLVLDDILDEGHTLHAILEYLKGEGASEVRSAVLTHKLHDRKAYPGMRADFTGLDVADRFLFGCGMDYKGYWRNAPGIYAVKGL, via the coding sequence ATGGCGGTCGATCTGGATGAAATCATCCGCGTGCGCGAAGAGGCCGATTGCCTGGCCGACGGCGCCACGGTGAATGCGGCGCTGGACCGCATGGCGGCGGAAATCACCGCGCAGATGCGCGACAGGAACCCGATCGTGTACGTCGTGATGAACGGCGGCATGATCCTGGCAGGCCAGATCCTGCCGCGCCTGCCGTTCCCGCTCGAGCTCGCCTATCTGCACGCGACGCGCTACGGCCACGCGCTGAAGGGCGCGAACCTCGACTGGCGCATGCGGCCGACGCAGGACCTGCGCGGGCGCGCGGTGCTGGTGCTCGACGACATCCTCGACGAGGGGCACACGCTGCACGCGATCCTCGAATACCTGAAGGGCGAAGGGGCCTCGGAGGTGCGTTCGGCGGTGCTCACGCACAAGCTGCACGACCGCAAGGCCTATCCGGGCATGCGCGCGGACTTCACCGGACTGGACGTCGCCGACCGGTTCCTGTTCGGCTGCGGCATGGACTACAAGGGCTACTGGCGCAATGCGCCGGGCATCTACGCGGTGAAGGGACTCTGA
- a CDS encoding YqjK family protein, translating to MNPRQVELALKKQRLQFAAERQREAFVAGLERVEPLLDVVDRARDRAQGLREHVPLLSALAVALALFRPRLALRVARRAWLGWVLYRKLGRGVEPLLGFLRRFAG from the coding sequence ATGAATCCGCGGCAGGTCGAACTCGCGCTGAAGAAGCAGCGCCTGCAGTTCGCCGCCGAACGCCAGCGCGAAGCCTTCGTCGCCGGCCTCGAACGCGTCGAGCCCCTGCTCGATGTCGTCGACCGTGCCCGCGACCGCGCGCAGGGACTGCGCGAGCACGTGCCGCTGCTGTCCGCGCTGGCGGTCGCGCTTGCGCTCTTCCGGCCGCGCTTGGCGCTGCGCGTGGCACGCCGCGCCTGGCTCGGCTGGGTGCTGTACCGCAAGCTGGGACGCGGGGTCGAGCCGCTGCTCGGCTTCCTGCGGCGCTTCGCCGGCTGA
- a CDS encoding DUF883 family protein, translating into MSNNADISRDKLLSDFKVVISDAEELLKLTAGQAGDKLGEVRNRLGDRMLAAKDRIADMEAAAVERAKKVAHATDDYVQKNPWQSVGIAAGVAFLLGLLAGRR; encoded by the coding sequence ATGTCCAACAACGCCGACATTTCCCGCGACAAGCTCCTTTCCGACTTCAAGGTGGTGATCAGCGACGCCGAGGAGTTGCTGAAGCTGACCGCCGGCCAGGCAGGCGACAAGCTCGGCGAGGTCCGCAACCGCCTGGGCGACCGCATGCTGGCGGCCAAGGACCGCATTGCCGACATGGAGGCCGCAGCGGTGGAGCGGGCCAAGAAGGTTGCCCACGCGACCGACGACTACGTGCAGAAGAATCCGTGGCAGTCGGTCGGTATCGCCGCCGGCGTCGCCTTCCTGCTGGGACTGCTGGCCGGCCGTCGCTGA
- a CDS encoding phage holin family protein, whose protein sequence is MAGERKQRLAGSLRGFLDAGLATAQTRLELLAVEAQEEKLRLASLLFNILLSAVFLGFGVVFLAVFLTVLFWDDHRLLALGLGVVALLAAGVLTARNAAREMKRGSRLFAASLGELARDRDALRPRE, encoded by the coding sequence GTGGCCGGGGAACGCAAGCAACGCCTGGCGGGGAGCCTGCGCGGCTTCCTGGATGCCGGTCTCGCGACCGCGCAGACGCGGCTGGAGTTGCTCGCCGTCGAGGCGCAGGAAGAGAAGCTGCGCCTCGCCTCCCTGCTCTTCAACATCCTGTTGAGCGCGGTGTTTCTCGGCTTCGGGGTCGTGTTCCTGGCGGTGTTCCTCACGGTCCTGTTCTGGGACGATCATCGCCTGCTCGCGCTGGGCCTGGGCGTGGTCGCCCTGCTCGCGGCGGGGGTGCTGACGGCGCGCAATGCGGCGCGCGAAATGAAGCGCGGGAGCCGGCTGTTCGCGGCGAGCCTGGGCGAGCTCGCACGCGACCGCGACGCGCTGCGGCCGCGCGAATGA
- a CDS encoding exodeoxyribonuclease III, which produces MLRIITLNLNGIRSATTKGFLDWLAGQDADIVCLQELKAQAGDLSEAMRAPAGYTGYFHHAEKKGYSGVGLYARRTPDRIVEGLGIADIDAEGRFLQLDFGPLSVVSLYLPSGSSSEERQQIKFSFMERFLPHMERLHASGREVVICGDWNIAHQEIDLRNWKSNQKNSGFLPEERAWMTQVLNGQGWVDVYRRLYPDTTDACYTWWSNRGQAWAKNVGWRLDYQLATQAFAATAREARVYKDQRFSDHAPLIIDYDWTV; this is translated from the coding sequence ATGTTACGCATCATCACCCTAAACCTCAACGGCATCCGCTCGGCGACGACCAAAGGCTTCCTCGACTGGCTCGCCGGGCAGGATGCGGACATCGTCTGCCTGCAGGAGCTGAAGGCACAGGCGGGCGACCTGAGCGAGGCGATGCGCGCGCCGGCCGGCTACACCGGCTATTTCCACCACGCGGAAAAGAAAGGTTACAGCGGCGTGGGCCTGTACGCACGGCGCACGCCCGACCGCATCGTCGAAGGCCTCGGGATTGCCGACATCGACGCCGAGGGACGCTTCCTGCAGCTCGATTTCGGCCCACTGTCGGTGGTGTCGCTGTACCTGCCCTCGGGATCGAGTTCCGAGGAGCGCCAGCAGATCAAGTTCAGCTTCATGGAACGCTTCCTGCCGCACATGGAGCGGCTCCACGCGAGCGGCCGCGAGGTCGTGATCTGCGGCGACTGGAACATCGCGCACCAGGAAATCGACCTCAGGAACTGGAAATCGAACCAGAAGAACTCCGGCTTCCTGCCCGAGGAGCGTGCGTGGATGACGCAGGTGCTCAACGGGCAGGGCTGGGTCGACGTCTACCGGCGCCTGTACCCGGACACGACCGACGCCTGCTACACGTGGTGGTCGAACCGCGGCCAGGCCTGGGCGAAGAACGTGGGCTGGCGCCTCGACTACCAGCTCGCGACGCAGGCCTTTGCCGCGACGGCGCGCGAGGCGCGGGTCTACAAGGATCAGCGCTTCTCCGACCACGCGCCGCTGATCATCGACTACGATTGGACCGTCTGA